From Polaribacter haliotis:
TCAAAAAAGATTATGGGATCAAAAAATTGGTTCAGAAATTCAGTTTTTACAAGCAAAAACTTCTTATGAAGCGCAAACAAGTGCTGTAAAACAACTAAAAAGTCAGTTAGGAAAATCTACAATTAGAGCTCCTTTTTCTGGAATTATAGACGATGTTTTTAAAGAAAGAGGAACTGTTGTTGCTCCAGGAATGGGTGCAGAAATTTTTAGAATTGTAAACTTATCTAACATGTATATAGAGACAGAAGTTCCAGAAACATACATTGGTAGTATTACAGAAAACAAAGATGTGGAAGTTAATTTTCCTGTTCTTGGAGAAACTGTAAATTCTAAAATTAGACAAGTTGGTAATTTTATAAACCCTAATAACAGATCTTTTAAAATTGAAATCGGAGTTCCTAATTTAAAAGGGAAAGTAAAACCTAACTTAACTGCAAGGTTAAAATTAAACGATTACACAAACCCAAATGCCATTTTAATTCCACAATCTATTATTTCTGAAAACGCAAAAGGAGAGCAGTTTATCTATATTATTAAAGATAAAAAAGAAAATAACGAAGCTGTAGCAGAAAGATTGGTTATTAAAACTGGAAAAACGCAAGGAGACATGATTGAAGTTCTAGGAAATCTTCCTGCAGATTCAGAAATTATTATTGAAGGTGCAAGAAGTGTAAATAACGGTCAGGCTGTAAAAGTGATTAATAAAAAGCAATAAAATGGCGGATAAAAATAAACAAGTAGATAAAGAGTTTAAACTTTCGTCTTGGGCAATAAATAATAAAACAACTATTTATGTCGCAATGTTTTTGATTCTTTATTTAGGAATCTCGGCATATTTTACAATGCCAAGAGAAAATTTTCCTGAAATAAACGAAACCAAAATTTACATTAGTTCTGTATATCCTGGAAACACTGCAGAAGATATAGAGAAATTAGTTACAAATCCTTTAGAAGATAGGCTAAAATCTGTAAGTAATGTAGTTAAAATTACCTCAACTTCTCAAGAAGATTATTCTATTATTACTGTAGAGTTTGACGAGAAAATTGATGTAAAAGATGCAAAACAGAAGGTAAAAGACGAAATAGATCAAGAAACAGCAGGTGAAGATTGGCCAACTTTTAACGGCGCAAAAGTAACACCAAATGTTTTTGAGTTGAGTATGTCTGAAGAAATTCCGATTCTTAATATTAATATTTCTGGAAATTACCCAGTTGCAAAACTGAAAGAATATGGAGAATACTTACAAGATGAAATTGAAGATTTAACGGAAATCAAAAAAGTAGATATTCGTGGAGCACAAGAAAAAGAAGTAGAAGTTGCTGTAGATATTTACAAAATGATGGCTGCAAAAGTCAGTTTCGATGATATTACAAACGCTATAAATCGTGGAAATGTAACCATGTCTGCTGGTAATTTTATTACAAGTCAGCAAAGAAGAACCATTAGAATTATTGGTGAAATAGAAAAACCATCTGATTTAGGAGATTTTGTAATTAAGGCAGAAAATGGGAATCCTATTTACTTAAAAGATGTTGCAGAAATTTTCTTTAGAGACAAAGACAAAACAACCTACGCAAGAGAAAATGGCGAAGCTGTTGTAATGTTAGATGTTAAGAAAAGATCTGGTGAAAACATGGTTGCTGCAGCAGATAAAATTGGTAAAATTGTGGCACAAGCAAAACAAAATCATTTTCCACCAGATTTAAAAGTAACTATTGCAAACGATCAATCTCCAAAAACAATTGGGCAAGTAGACGATTTGGTAAACAATATCATCTTTGGAGTTATTTTGGTAGTAATTGTTTTAATGTTTTTCCTTGGATTTAAAAACGCAATTTTCGTTGGTTTCGCAATACCAATGTCTATGTTTATGTCTTTAATGATTTTAGGCGGATTAGGTTATACATTAAATACAATGGTGCTTTTCGGGTTAATTATGGGACTTGGAATGCTGGTAGATAATGGAATTGTGGTTGTAGAAAACGTCTACAGATTAATGGACGAAGAAGGGATGACCAGAATTGAAGCTGCCAAAAAAGGTATTGGAGAAATTGCTTTTCCTATTATTATTTCTACTGCAACTACTGTTGCAGCATTTATTCCTTTGGGTCTTTGGCCAGGAATTATGGGACAGTTTATGGTAATTTTACCAATAACTTTATCTATTGTTTTAGGTTCATCATTATTTGTTGCAATTTTCTTTAACTCTGTTTTAGTTTCTCAATTTATGAGTACAGAAGATAAAGACATGCCATTAAAAAGCATTATCAAATTAACAAGTATTATGGCAATTATTGGGTTGTTCATTTTCTTCTTTGGAGGCGAATACAACGCTTTAGGTACTTTAATGATTTTCACTGCAATTATGTTGTGGGTTTATAGACTATTCTTAAGAAAAGCTGCAAATTATTTTCAGAAAAACACGTTGGTTACTTTAGAAAATTGGTATGGAAGACAATTGAAAAAAGCATTATCTGGCTGGACTCCTTATGTTTTAGTTACTGGAACTTTTATTTTATTATTTGTCGCATTTGCAGGTTTTGGTTGGTCTGTAGGTGAACAAAGAACAAAAATTGAGTTTTTCCCAGATAACAAACCAAACCAAATTATTGTTTATATCGAGTATCCTGAAGGAACAGATATTGAGAAAACAAACCAAATTACTAAAGAAATAGAACAGAAAGTTTACGGTGTTTTAAACCAAGATATGTACATCAAAAATGGTGAAAATTTCATGGTAGAAAGTACAGTTTCTCAAGTTGGTGAAGGTGCAGGAAATCCACAAACAGATGGAGGTTCTTCTGCAGAAATGCCTCATAAAGGAAAAATTACTGCTTCTATGCGTGAGTACAAATATAGAAATGGAGAAGACAGTGAAATTCTACGTCAGAAAGTACAAGCTGCTTTGGTTGGTATTTATCCTGGAGTTTTAATTTCTGTTGAAAAAGATGCAAATGGACCACCTGCAGGTGCACCAATTAATATAGAATTGAATGGTGAAGATTACGAAGAATTAATTTTTACGGCAGAAAGAATGCGCGATTATTTAAACACGCAAAGTATTTCTGGTGTAGATGAATTAAAAATTGATGTAAATAAATCGAAACCAGGAATGCAAGTTTTGGTAGATCGTAAAAAAGCAGGGGAATTAGGTGTTTCTACAGGTCAAGTAGGGCAACAATTAAGAGCTTCCATTTTTGGAAATAAAGCCGGTATTTACAAAGAAAACGGAGAAGATTACGATATTTATGTTCGTTTTAACGAAGATGATAGGTATGATAAAAGTGCTGTTTTTAATCAGAAAATAACTTTTAGAGACCCAGCTTCTGGTAAAATAAAAGAAATTCCTGTTTCTGCTGTTGCTACTCAAACCAATAGTTCTGGTTTTAGTGCGATTAAGCATAAAAATGTAAAAAGAGTAGTAACTGTTTATTCTGCATTGTCTCCTGGAGAAACAGATGCTGGTGCTGTTGTTGCGAAGATTCAGAATTCGATGAAGAATTTTAAAGACTTGCCTAAAGGAATTAAAATTGATTATACTGGACAAATTGAAGAACAAAACAAACAAATGAACTTTTTGGTTGGTGCGTTTTTTACAGGTTTAATGTTGATTTTCTTCATCTTAATTTTCCAATTTAATTCGGTTTCTAAACCAGGAATTATAATGTTGGCAATCTTTTTAAGTTTTATTGGAGTTTTCGGAGGTTTGGTTATTTCTGGAGCGCCTTTTGTTATTATGATGACCATGGTTGGTATTATTTCACTCGCTGGAATTGTAGTAAATAACGGAGTTGTGCTATTAGATTATGCGCAGTTATTAATTGACAGAAGAAAAATACAAGATGGTGTTGCAGATGAAGATTATTTGCCTTTAAATAGTTTATTCGAATCTGTAGTTAAAGCTGGTAAAGCACGTTTAAGACCTGTTTTATTAACTGCAATTACTACTATTTTAGGATTAATTCCTTTAGCTATTGGATTAAATATTAACTTCTTTACCTTGTTTAGCGAGTTTGATGCCAATATTTACATGGGTGGTGACAATGTTGTTTTCTGGGGACCTTTAGCGAAAACTGTTATTTATGGTTTACTAATTGCAACCTTCTTAACATTGATTGTAGTTCCTATTTTATTCTTCTTAATTACAAAGTTGAAAATGAGAATAAAAGGACAATTACCTCATCAATTAGAAAAGCAAAAAGAAGAATTAATCTTTAATATGGATAAAAGGTTGGATGAAAAAAATCAAATTTAATTTATTAAATTAATTTTATAGAAATAAGGGCTGAAATTTATAAGATTTCAGCCTTTTTTGTATTTTCGAAATAATGTTTGAACAAAAGAAAAAATCTTTTACAGTTGAAGAGCTTAAGCGCAAATTAGAAAACTATTGCGTTTACCAGGATAGATGCCATAAAGAAGTGGAACAAAAAATGCATGAGTTTAACCTGATTCCTGAAGCTAGAGAAATAATTCTCTTAAGTTTAATGAAAGATAATTTTTTAAACGAAGAACGTTTTTCTAAAAGTTTTGCTCGTGGAAAATTCAGAATAAAAAGCTGGGGAAAACAACGAATTGTAAGAGAGCTAAAATTTAGAGATATTTCTGCCTACAATATAAAAACTGCTTTAAAAGAAATTGACGAAACCGAGTATATTGAAACCGTTTACAGAATTACAGAAAATAGAAATGAAGTAATTTCTGAACCTAATATTTACAAAAGAAAAAAAAAACTAATCGATTTTTTAATGCGAAAAGGCTTTGAAAATGAGTTGATTTACAAAGTTGTAAAAGAAGTGGTTTCCTGATTTAAATGATACTATTAAGTAATACTAAAAGTTAGTAAGTAAGCTTAGCCCAGATTGAGTGGTATGTTTGAGCTCTTTTATCTCTTAAAAAAGAGATAAAAAGCGAGTAACGAAAGCTGGAAACAGCTCCAAAAACTATTTATTATACTTCCTTAAAAAAATGGAATCGTTTTTTTTCTTGGCTTGTATTACTTTTTGAATATCATCATTTGGAATTACAACAGACAAAACATAGTGCTTTATTTTCCAAGAATTACTTGTTTTTTCTAAAACTCCAGAACCTCTACAGGTTCCCATCCAAGTTTTTAATAATTCGTCGAACCAAGCAAAATTGGTTGTTTCGTTTACATAAATATTTCGCTCTAATGTAGTAAAGTTCCATGCTTTTCCTTTGTCGAAATATGGTTTACTAAAGCTAGAAAATTGCTCTTTCGTCCAATTTTCTTCGGCTGCAGTTCCAATATAAACAGAAACACTGTCTAAAGCTCCAAAATAATTATCGAAATTGGCTTCTGATGCTGCTTTATGCCAATTAGTTAGTATTGTGTTTATTTTGCTTTTTTCCTTAGTTTTGTCAACTGGTTTATTAACATTCGGAAAAGTACAAGCAACCAATGTAATTAACAATAATAAGAAGAGGATTATATTTTTCATTTTGTATTATTATTCTGGAATTTGTTCTTTTAATTTATTTTTTTCTAAAAGTTTTTGCTTTGAACGTAAATCGATAGATTTTTTAGAAACCGTATCTATTTTTGTGG
This genomic window contains:
- a CDS encoding efflux RND transporter periplasmic adaptor subunit: MKKIYLVILVTLVFASCGDKKEVSVDEILATNNVAQIKSKKADLDAKQQELATELKKLNDKLEEFNVDKNIPLITTYTVKEEVFTHFIELQGNVQTKQNVLIYPEMPGILESVYVKEGQKVSKGQVLARIDDGGMSSQLAQLEANAQLAKTTYERQKRLWDQKIGSEIQFLQAKTSYEAQTSAVKQLKSQLGKSTIRAPFSGIIDDVFKERGTVVAPGMGAEIFRIVNLSNMYIETEVPETYIGSITENKDVEVNFPVLGETVNSKIRQVGNFINPNNRSFKIEIGVPNLKGKVKPNLTARLKLNDYTNPNAILIPQSIISENAKGEQFIYIIKDKKENNEAVAERLVIKTGKTQGDMIEVLGNLPADSEIIIEGARSVNNGQAVKVINKKQ
- a CDS encoding efflux RND transporter permease subunit, yielding MADKNKQVDKEFKLSSWAINNKTTIYVAMFLILYLGISAYFTMPRENFPEINETKIYISSVYPGNTAEDIEKLVTNPLEDRLKSVSNVVKITSTSQEDYSIITVEFDEKIDVKDAKQKVKDEIDQETAGEDWPTFNGAKVTPNVFELSMSEEIPILNINISGNYPVAKLKEYGEYLQDEIEDLTEIKKVDIRGAQEKEVEVAVDIYKMMAAKVSFDDITNAINRGNVTMSAGNFITSQQRRTIRIIGEIEKPSDLGDFVIKAENGNPIYLKDVAEIFFRDKDKTTYARENGEAVVMLDVKKRSGENMVAAADKIGKIVAQAKQNHFPPDLKVTIANDQSPKTIGQVDDLVNNIIFGVILVVIVLMFFLGFKNAIFVGFAIPMSMFMSLMILGGLGYTLNTMVLFGLIMGLGMLVDNGIVVVENVYRLMDEEGMTRIEAAKKGIGEIAFPIIISTATTVAAFIPLGLWPGIMGQFMVILPITLSIVLGSSLFVAIFFNSVLVSQFMSTEDKDMPLKSIIKLTSIMAIIGLFIFFFGGEYNALGTLMIFTAIMLWVYRLFLRKAANYFQKNTLVTLENWYGRQLKKALSGWTPYVLVTGTFILLFVAFAGFGWSVGEQRTKIEFFPDNKPNQIIVYIEYPEGTDIEKTNQITKEIEQKVYGVLNQDMYIKNGENFMVESTVSQVGEGAGNPQTDGGSSAEMPHKGKITASMREYKYRNGEDSEILRQKVQAALVGIYPGVLISVEKDANGPPAGAPINIELNGEDYEELIFTAERMRDYLNTQSISGVDELKIDVNKSKPGMQVLVDRKKAGELGVSTGQVGQQLRASIFGNKAGIYKENGEDYDIYVRFNEDDRYDKSAVFNQKITFRDPASGKIKEIPVSAVATQTNSSGFSAIKHKNVKRVVTVYSALSPGETDAGAVVAKIQNSMKNFKDLPKGIKIDYTGQIEEQNKQMNFLVGAFFTGLMLIFFILIFQFNSVSKPGIIMLAIFLSFIGVFGGLVISGAPFVIMMTMVGIISLAGIVVNNGVVLLDYAQLLIDRRKIQDGVADEDYLPLNSLFESVVKAGKARLRPVLLTAITTILGLIPLAIGLNINFFTLFSEFDANIYMGGDNVVFWGPLAKTVIYGLLIATFLTLIVVPILFFLITKLKMRIKGQLPHQLEKQKEELIFNMDKRLDEKNQI
- a CDS encoding regulatory protein RecX; translated protein: MFEQKKKSFTVEELKRKLENYCVYQDRCHKEVEQKMHEFNLIPEAREIILLSLMKDNFLNEERFSKSFARGKFRIKSWGKQRIVRELKFRDISAYNIKTALKEIDETEYIETVYRITENRNEVISEPNIYKRKKKLIDFLMRKGFENELIYKVVKEVVS
- a CDS encoding nuclear transport factor 2 family protein — translated: MKNIILFLLLLITLVACTFPNVNKPVDKTKEKSKINTILTNWHKAASEANFDNYFGALDSVSVYIGTAAEENWTKEQFSSFSKPYFDKGKAWNFTTLERNIYVNETTNFAWFDELLKTWMGTCRGSGVLEKTSNSWKIKHYVLSVVIPNDDIQKVIQAKKKNDSIFLRKYNK